The DNA window AACCATAACCTAACTTTGTGTCTGGGACAGAATCTGTGGATGAACATAAATGGGCACAGCAGAGATCATTCCCGGTTTGCTTTCCCATATACTGTACATTTAAATAAGACAGCTTCTTCCTAAGTCCCTCTCCTTGTGCAGCCTGACCTTTGACACTGGAGCAGTTTAGGTTGTTTACTAGTCTGGAGTATACAACATGAAAAACTTCTAAAGACATAAACATCAGAGTGAGTTGCAGAGCAGCGTCCTTGGACAGGGTGGATTTGTTTATTTGCCCATTCTTGAAGACCACAGCGGTTCTGAATTAAAATATTTGGGCATTCGAGAGCTCTTTAATTACCTGGAAGTAATGAAAGTGAACGATTATCCAACCCCAAACATACACGATTCCTTTGATTTCAGAGTTCACCCTGGGTTTTGATgcttctattcttttttaaaatgtaggtttgagccaggcatggtgtccaGCCTAGAATCTGAGCACTTGAACCGTGGGTACAAGAGGATCACCACAAGCTGCAAGTCAGGCTGGTCTTCACAGcaggttccagaccagccagggctggtATAGCAAGACTCTCTTCCACAaaacgaaagagagagagagagagagagagagagagagagagagagagagagagagattaaagcATTGTTTTCCTTCCTGAGTAGCAGTAGCAGATGCCTAACTCTTACCCTTTTAGAGTTCTGGCAAAGGAGCGAAGCGTATAGCCCACCCTGAGAGGGTGGCTGTGTGTGGAAGGAATGGTCTCTGAGAGGAAGCCATTTCTAGGCAAGGATCTTctccagggggggggggggggggggggggtgggtggggtgggggttcaCTTCAAAACATCTGCTAGAAACTATCTTTTCAGTTATATTCTGGCTTTGTCTTTTCCCCGTGAGACTAAaggctctctctcactctttcaaATCTACCTTCCTAGTGACTTAGCTGGAGCTGTAACTGGCTTTAAACTGGCTGGTCCCCCTTTTCGGGAGGATGAAAGGAGAGACTCACCTAAAATGCCTTTCTTCTCATAAAAATAGCATTTCCTGGTCAGATTTCCAAGGTAGGATccattaaacaaaacagaaagcaaactatatGTTTTTAAATCCTAGATTCTCAGCAGATAGCAACTAATACTTCCTTTCAATATGGGACAGATGCTAAATATAGATATTTAGCATCTGTCTCTTTTTTGTGTATCCTGGTGAGATTTCTCCCTTAGTTTTGTTTGTAAAGATAGGACCCACCTGTAATCTAGACTGGCCTTAAAGTAAATATTACTCCTCTTGTGtccatctcccaggtgctgggattacaagtctgCACCATCTCCCCTCTTGAGATGTATTCCTAATGAAAAGGCACGACATTCTTGTGAGTCAAGAATATCTACTAAAcggcctggcagtggtagcacacgcctttaatcccagcactcaggaggcagagctaggtggatctctgtgagttcgaggccagcctgggctacagagtgagttccaggaaagacgcaaagctacacagagaaaccctatcttgaaaaacaaaacaaaacaaaagaatatctaCAAAACAGACAGGCAACAAAGTTTTTCCAGCTATTCCCCCTACTGTTATTCACTGCTTGTCCATCTTCTCTGAGCTTTCTAACACATAGCAAAGTCAAAAGGACTATCATTCCTACGGTTCTAGCATTGCAAGTCACCCCATTATGTCTATTCAGTTGATTGAaacaggtggggatgggggagccCTTGGAGGCTTTGAAGAGGCTTGGAAGACGACACAAAATACAGTGTAGTCTTGGTAGAAGATATATCCTGATTGCAATTTAAATTTTACAACCCAGGGGATACTCAGAACAAATGATCACTAAGGCTCCACCTTTGACTGTCTTTACTCTgtgaaaggaagcagagaagagaagcaaTTAGAAAGgcagaaattataaaattctgTCTAGAGTTGTGGAAGTGGCTTTTTCACGTTTTGGTGCGACCCTCCTTGCAACTCAAAtcgatgtctgtgtgtgtgtgtgtgtgtgtgtgtgtgtgtgtgtgtgtgtgtgtgttgttgttgttgttgttgttgttgttgttttgggtgcTTTGGATTGAGTCTTAGGCCCTGCACAAGCTAAGAATTCccctttctatctatctatctatctatctatccctcaAATTGAAAACAGCTAAATTGTTATGCATGAAGTAAGTCATGAATAAATTTTCTCTTATTATAAGAGAGTTTTTACAATGTTCTCATGTGCAGTTCGTTTATGCAGGTTCTAAAGAGATAAGGATTAGTTGATACATATTCGCTATAAAATAATTGAGATAAATTCTGAAATGTAATAACCATGCAGACTTAGATCTCAGGCACTTTGTTATTTACAATCCAACAAATGATGAAAAGTTAGGAATGCTCGCTTGCCAGTGTGCCTGAGGACCTGGGCTTAAACAAATAACACTTTCATCTACATCTTTGTGGTCTTGGGGAAAGTTTAAGGGTCTTACTACTGATCTAACACAGACAGTGGCTTATCCTTACTGCTGTCTATCTGAAAGATACAGACGGAGAAGACacattttttaagagaaaaaaaaaaaatgtcccatgtAGGAAACAAGAGATGAAGTAGTTCTGTTTTCTCGTTTTTCTTTGACTTGACCAGAATTGTAGTTAAGTCGACTCAAGCCCATGCTCATCTGTCCTCATGACGCCATTCtgtaccctaaccctaaccctgtcATGATGTGGGGAGCAGTTTCAGTTCCTGAGAAGATTAtagccatgggggggggggtgctgctaAGTATCTACAcatttattaataacaaaaaaaaatgtgtctgtttTCACTTTGGCCTCTCTCCCAACCCCTGCGTTACAAGACTACTAGGATTAGTAATAACAACCCaggtttttgtttccttctatGAGTAGGTTTTTGCCTATTTCTCTTCAGGACCCAGGGACAGAGTTTGCCTAAAATGCTAAAAAGCTGGCCCATAAAATGGACTAGTTTTCAGATGGTGTATTGTGTTCCACTGATGCCTTGGTGGGACCAAAGGGCATTTGGTGGTGAAAGGGACCCAAAGCCTTCTGCCCCCTGCAGCCCCGAAGCTGTTCATCAGACCAGAAGCCAAAGGACCATGTCACTCTAATTTAACGTGTGCATATGTTGGCCAGAATCTTGGCCAGTTTTATGAGGTTTTACCGGCAGGGTCAGAGGGTCTGATGCTAGTGTTCTCATGAGGATTAAGGGTTCTAATGAATCATGTGACTTTGAGTAGACCTGCACAAGGGCCGCACTTAGAAGACCTAtttgcccacccacccaccacccgcAGGCTTTCCACCCTGGAGGTCTCTTTCCATTCCCAGAAGGGGAGACTGATCTTTAAGGACCAACCAAAGGAGAGGGgcccagaattttaaaatgtcttcctcttctgcctcttggTACAGACTATTACAAATGTTAGATAGACACATGGGCACATGTGTATGTTTCTGAAAATGTGCACTTGCATGCAGATATAATATgaatacagaagaaaataatgaaattcacCAGTAGATGTGCACCTGCAGAGTTCATCTGGTCTAGCCACTTCTATGCATACGATATGTTTGAAGATACTTGTGGTACCATGCCAGCAAGTCTCATCAATCAGTAAAAAATGGGAGTGGTgggtttctcttccttctgtgggTAGTTATTTCCAGGGATCTCTTGTTTATTAAAGATAAATAAGAGAAAGTCTcagcagaaaatattttaaaggggaGGCATCCTAGAGAGCCAGGTGGGAAGATAGAAATTCTCATCTGGGGGTCGGGAGGTTGAACAGGCCTATCTCCACCATTTCCCCAATGCCTTTATTCTGTTCCAAGACAGCTGTTGGAGGCTGCTGTTTGCACACCACAGATACTTCATGTTGCTTAATATTTTCGTAAGGCAGTCAGGAGAATGGGTTGGTCTCTCCTGGGGAAAGAGATTAGTGGTCCTAAAAAGAAAGCAGTTCTAATTCAAAGGCTCTGATGACAAGTATGGGCTTCCTTTAAAGCCCGGAGTCGCTGAGATGGGGTTGGGACAGTGGGTCCAGAAGATTGCCAGGCTAAGCCAGCTAGGTACTGATCTGTTGGCGCTAGGCTGGAGAGAAGCTGTAGGCCTGTTAGAGGACTACAATGGATTAACAAGAAGTCTCTAAGAGAGGTAAAAAGACCCGGCATAGAGGAGAGCACTGGGGATTGCTTAGGTCTGAACTGAGGCTTCTGAGTTTCTAGGGCACTCCTGGGATGCCTCCATATGCCTGACTGTGCATCTGTATATAAGGAGGAACCACCCGAGTTGCTCTGGTTTTGCACAGATATTTTCCCCCATGGGTAGGGATGGAGACTGTAGGTGTTCTGGCTTTGGAGGGGAGAGGCGCTCAGAATCAacaagacgggggggggggggggggaattaaaATCAGCCATGGAAATCAAACAGCCTGCATGCACCAGCCTCCCATTATTGGAAAGCCGTGTTCTGACCTCAGTGCTCAGttttgaaatgcaaataaatgGGATCAGATCCCACATTACACTCCGGGGACAGAGTTTTAATGTAAACGTAAAATATGCTTGTAATAATCACTTGTGGGCCCTGAAGCGCACCTAGAATCTCTGTTTAATTATAGGGCATGAGAGGAGTATTACCAGCTAATTAAACCCCATCCTATTTGTAATTCCCCTTCTGCTGCTGCCGACTTTTAAAGGCGAGATTGCTCTTTTTAATATGAAGTTTAAAAACACTAAAGTGAGAAACAGGGTGAAAGGGGGCGGGgcgggaaggaaggaagaaagaaagaaaagagcctcaGGCCCTGGCCCAGAGTCAAATGGGCATCTAGAAGAACTTAGGCCTGGCCTGCAGCGGCGGCGGCTGCGAGAAGCCGCTTCCTCTGAGTTCTGAGGTTTCTACTTCCGCTTTTTTTTTCCCCGGGAGAGGAATTCCACCCGGCTCCAGGGCGGGGGTCCTGCAAGCCCCTGGGGCGGGAAAGGAGCGAAGAGGAAAGGCTGGACTGAGAGTCTGCGCCCGGCCGCCCGGCAGCCGCGGGAAGCCGGAACGGGTACCAGCCTGGGGGGGGATGGAGCGGCGCCGGAGGAAGTGAGCTCACCCGGGAAGGAAGGCTAGCAAGGAGCCGGGGCCGCGCGCCTTCCACGCCCCACGCACGGAGTGGGAAGGCCAGGAAGCTGCAAGCTCCCGACCCGCGGCCTCGGCCCTCCAAGGAGGCCCGTTTGCCCAGGGCCGCAGATGCAGCCGACTCCCTTGGACTTGCACGGTTGGTCCGAGGTGCTCCCTGGGAGCAGGAGTGCCAGGTGTGGCTTTGGTGCTTCCGGCCTGGGGATGGAGGTTGGAGGTCAGCACATCGCCGcctgttttctggcctccttggcctGGGCATCCGAGCTTTGCTTCTCATTCTCCCTGCGCATCCCCTCACGCCTATCCGCTGCGGGTCCCAGAGCCTCAGTTTGCTCTTAGAACGCCCAGTCGTTTTTGCAAGAGAGAGCCAATTGACTAGCGCGCGGTTCAATAGTGACTGAGTACTTGTAAGATAGAATACTATGCTATGGGGGGTCTGTTTTCAAACTTGGTACCAGGGTTATGCCATCTGTAAGCATCTGTACTCTGGCCTGGCTGCTGCGATGCACTCTGATAAAATCCTGCGCCGTGAAGGCGCTGGACAAACTCTTCTAACTGGTCGAGGAACAGAGTGCTGGGCTGGTGCCTATCTCTCAGGGAGGAATTCACTTCCTCGCTTCCACAACTGAATTTGGAGTAGTTGCCTCCAGAGAGCGCGTTTGTGTCTGGAAAGAGGCAGGGATACGGAGGTTGAGGTTAATTCCACTCCGCACCAGGGGAATCCAGCCTGGAGCTTATTTCTGTGCTTTTCCATGCGTGGGTGGGGAGGAAAAGTGGTGTGCCTTtaacctcccctccctccacaaaCTCGGAAAAAGTCGCACCTCTCAAAGGGTGTTGAGAAAGTGGAAGATCTGGCCCCCTCTATTGCCTGAGACAGAGTCTGCCAAGGCCCAAGGTGGGAAAGTCAGAAGCCCCTCTCTGTATATTGGAGAAAGAGGTATTATTGTCAGAATGTGAGCTAGCCTTTGTCTACAGGGCACAGCCTGGGCAGCCAGGTTTGGGTACTCTAGATCTGGGGTTGATTTGAGATATTTCCATCAGTCTAGGGTCTTGGCATTCAGCTCTCACCCCCACCTCTTGGGGAAGCCCCCACATGCTTTCTGGCCCTTGCTGGTTTGACAGGTTGTAACTTAGTAAGATGGgtcaaatattgtttttaaattttatacctGCATAGCCTAATACGGAATTgaggagcagaggaagcagggctTTACCCTCAGCTGTCAGCTGGGTCCCCATCTGCCACTAGAGTGCTCTTAGCGTgcacctttcctctcctctcttttcacACCCACCCCCCTCCATTTGCCTTCCTGTTCataactcctggagctccacaaaGGGGCTTAGGGATTCTGGgtcttccaggccagccagaggggCCTTGCTGCCTGCTTGGAAACTCTCCATTTTCCCACAGTATTTCACATTCATATTACTTTTCACACCCTGTTAGGCAGTAATGGCACTCAACCTGCTAAATACTTCCATGCACCAAGCCAGGCCTCCCACAGCACTCCAGACATGAGGATTGTTCTTGCAGCCTTGCAGCCTTGAAGATTgttgccttcctctctcctcttcagcTTGACCACCCTACCCAGCTTAGTAACAAGACTTGGTGCTGGGCACACAGATCTAGTGAGTCTTTTCAAGGGGGTTGTTAGGGtcagacaaaggaagaaaaggcttgTGGACAGGTGTGGCTTCTCGTAATAGCTAACATTAGAttggtgattttaaaaaaaataacagcacTTAATGGCATGAGCAAAAGCCTGAATTCTCCCCCCCACCCAggcaataaacaaaaaaacagggcCATGCTCAGAGAATGGAACTAACAGTGTGTggtcattcttttcctttgtgggCACTAGATCCAGTGAGTAACATTTGGGCACTAAGAGTGCAGAATGCAATGTTCCCAACCCCTTATTCTGGTCTCCATCAGCTATAGCCATGAGGGCTGCCCTATAAATTCAGGGGAGTGAGGAACAGGGATGATTAGATCCTCTATGGTAGTGGCATTCTGAGAGCCCACCTGTGGTGGACTGGGCCCAGAATGGAACATTACACATCTCTGTACCTGCTCTCACCTACACAGGCCTGATTCTGCTTCTTGGTAAGTCTAGTGGCCACTGGGCTTCAGTGCAAAAAGCTCAGGGAAGTTAATGATCCTCCTCGGTAGCCCCTCCACAACCCCACCTCAGTTCTTCCATCTGGAGGAGCAATAAAATGTGCCCACCCCCTACCTCCAGGACATAGAGGAAAGGAAGTAACTTTTAATGAGTGCCTATTAAGTGCCAAACATTTTACAGAATCACGTTGTTCTAGCTTCACAAGCTACAAGGAGGACATTTCCAAATCCCTTATGCCTGAAAGGAGACTGTGGTATAAAAGGACAGCCCTCGCTAGAGGCTGTGCCTTCCAGTGAACTCCCAGCTTCCTAGGACAGGGTGGCTTTGAGAGCCCTGTAGGCTGGGCTGGCTCTCCTGAGCACGTGCAGAGGAACTTGAAAAGACTTCCATGAGTCTTCTGCACACTCCTAGAGTGTGGCTTAAGTGGTGGGACATGCTCTCCTAAGGCCTTGAAGATTTGTGAAGCAGTTTAAACTCTGGTCCCCACATATGCTCTGAAACACTCACGGCAGAGTCCTTTACTCATACCTCTCACCAACCAAAGCAACTCAGAGAGACTTTCCCCCCCTCTCTACTTCGATAGGGTTTGAGAAGGTATAAACTCAAATTCATTGGACTTGAGTTCCTGCTCCTTGCATTTAAATGGAGCCCAAAGCTCCCTCTTCAGCTGGGGGCAGGAACATCTCAAAACCTGGGGAGGCCTATAAGAACTCGGTTCTCATGTGCAAATGCAACCTGGACATTTCTTCACTTCTCAGGGCCAGGAGTTTGCTCAGTAAGCAGAAGGGATTGCCTCCCTCTAAACCCAGAGAGGACAGAGTGCTCGGTGTGGGCTTCTAGAAGCCAAGCCCTGGGAGTTACACTTCCCATATGTAGTAATCTGCATGTTTACCTGCCAGCTTCCATCCAGTAGTAGCTTCAAGGTGTTGCAGACATCTTTCTTATCTGAAGGTGGTATCTCTGGAGGTAATGCTGGTTCTGGGTTTGAGGAGAGGGGTGATAGAACATAAAAAACTAGGAAGCAAAGCAAGTCTataggctttcagtcagaggtgATATAACATAggaatttctttatattttcctttctctattctttctcatacaatgcatcccgaatgtagtttcccctcccctcactccttccagccccccccccccacaacctcCCCTCTCCtacagatccactcctcctccatttccttttaggaaggaacaggcctcccagggatatcagtgaacacagcataacaagatacaagaAGACTGGGCAACCCAGTATagagaaaagggtcccaagagcaggcaaaagagtcagagacacccctgctcccactgttaggagcctcACAAATCACCAAGCCAACAACCATAACAGGttttcagaggacctagtgcagatcCTTGCAGGCTCAGTGACTACTGTTTCAACCTCAACGAGCCCCCATGAGCCCtgtttaattgattctgtgggcaaTGTTCTCCTGGTGGGTGACATAGGAATTTTTCAAAGGAAATCACTCCctcttattttcattgctacaaaGACACAGTCTCTGCACAGATCTTCTCCATTCTGTAGCCATCCACAGCCACTTTTTGGCTTtgtgaaacaaggtctcatgtaggtCAAGTTGGTTATGTGGTCAAGATGACTAGTGAATCTCCTACTTCCAAAGCCCATGTTGGGAGGGGTGGTTTACATCACTCCTGTTCTTCACTTTCCTGGTGCTGATGTTGTGGAAGATGCCCAGAcaaaagaaggcagaggaagagaggaaatacAACTGGGGGACTGGAGGATTGGAGAGAGGAACCTTACTCCACAGTCTTCTCTTTAGGCTGGACACCAACAGTCCGAGAAGCCATACCCATCCAGGTTGAGCCACCACTTTCCCATTGTgtaaaaaagatgtgtgtgtgtgtgtgtgtgtgtgtgtgtgtgtgtgtgtgtgtaggtggtgCATTTCTTACATTCTTGACTAATTTAAAGACTCTGGGCCCTAATTACTCCTATAGCACTAAGCCAAACCTGGAGGAGGCTTCTAAATGAGTGGTTGTTTAATGGGACTTTTTAATCACACAAGGctatattaattcattttatagttGCCATGGTGAGAAGAGAGAATATGGTGATTTATTGTCCTCAATTCACAGATATTGCTACTCTGACTCAACGGTGACAGTTAAGGCTAGCTGGCAGACAGGTGGGGACATAGTTCAGGACGTTACAGTCTGCTGTGGAAGGTTCTGCTGCTAGCTGGCGGTAGGCACCGCTGAGGCGGAAGACCCAAGGCCTGTGAGATTGGAATTACTTGCTAATTTAAATTAAACTCcgtcttccctcctctcagattgGCTTCCCACGGAGACTCCAACTGTCTGGAACCCCAAACCCAAGACCACCAAGAGGGAAATGCAAAGGAGAACAAGAAACCATGGAGAGAGGGAGCGGCCTcgggaaagaaaagaattaattgCCCACCGCTTTTGAAGGGCGTGCGGAATTTTGCCCCTGAGTTCCCACGACGCATTCTGACTTTTCTCGATGTGCTTCCTAGAACCCATTTTccttgttttggggttttgtttgtttgtttttggttttgttttctttgcctggGAACCGCGCGCTTGCATACTCCTGCGAGCCGTACCCGTTGGCGGTGGAAGGGGAAATCAGCAGCCGGCAGGAGACTTGGGTGAGGAAAGAAAACCCTGGCGGCGCCGGGGGGCCAGTCTAAGGCACTCCCCTCGCGGCTACCGCAGGAGCAGGCTGAGCCGCCGCCCGCCGGAGGCTGAGCCCTGGGCTGCTGGCCACGGGGTTGATCTGGGCCAGAGTGATCGCACTGCATTTATTAACGACCGGAGAGATTTCTTAAGCCAAATCCCCAAAGAGAGGGATCCAAATGAGTAAAACAGTTGCAGCTCCGGCTCTGGCCAAAGCTGCGAGTCGGAGAATCCCGCCCGTCGTGGACGGCGTTGCCTGCTTCTCGGGCATCTGCCGCTTGTAGGACGACGTGATGCTTGTTTAGGTGGGCTCCTCCGCGCCCTGGGGCCTGCGGTCAAGTGCCGCTGAAAGGTAATTATTGGAACTATTAGACTATGCTACAACTGGCTGTGGAAATTGGAAGACACTTCCGGTGTACTTCAGAAAACATCTCCGCTCTTCTCTCCCGCCGCAGATTTAGCCTAAGTCTCTCCTGTACTGATAATGACACCGCCCTAAAAGCCATCAGCTGAGTGGACAGATTCGCCCTTCCTGTAGAACTGAAAACCTCTGTAAGAGTCGCTCGTCGGGCTGAATGGCAATCGGTGGATGCGATCAGGGGTTGCACACTTTGGTTTCTGGGCTGACTTGTGGCCCTCCTCGTCTTTGCATTTACAAAACCGGAGCATTAAAGTGCCGCCTGCGGACCGCGGGCTATCCTCACCACTGCTTGGTTTCTTCAAGTTTTCAGGGTAAACCCCGCCTGTCCGGTTAGGCTGTGGTCTGCCAGACCTCCCCCAGTTCCCCTTGCCTTCCCCACCCCTGCGACCCTGACTAGGAACTGTAGTCCTTTCCTGGGATCTCACTAGCGTGTTCTCAAACATGCCTCCAAATACATTTTCCCAACCTTGTTGAGCAAGGTTTTCATCTTTGAAGAAGTCCACGTTCTGCTCCTCAACCCCAGGCCGGTCCCTGGAAGTTAGGCGCACAGGTTTCTCTTCCCGGCGGGTCTTCCAGGTTAGTCGCAAATGTATGACTAGGGAATCTGAGATTGAGAGAGATCTGGAGTTGAGTTGAGAACAGGAAACAAGTGGTAGCGACCCCTCGGGAGCCCAGGGCTGCACCCAGAAACACAGGCCAGGTATCAGCACCTAAATCAGAgttcagcctcccctcccccagccttcgcTGAGTGGggaagagttcaaagccacaggtATTGCGCCCTTTTGATGCTTCATAAGGAGTACTTCTTTGAACCCCAggcctcctttttatttatttatatttctcttgGTAAGGAAAGTAAGCATCTTGTTTATATTTCCATAGTGGTCAGGCCATAATTACGCATGATTCCAGCGACGTGACTGCTGCAGCCGGAAGGCGCCGGCCTCAGAAGACGCCTGGAACttcacatagatttttttttttttttcttttttaaagtgtagACCGTTTGCGGAGGGTCAAGAACTGACAGGCTGATGGTTGAAAAGACGACAGCAAGGATTCCccattttgaaaaaaacaaacaacaaacaaacaaacaaaaaccgccTTTGTGATACCTGCAGAAGACACCCAAGAAGGCAGCCCATCCATGAGCTTGCCCCTGCCTCTGCGATGGTCTCGGCCTTAAGGACAGCTCCCTAGGTCCACATCTGGCCAGTACCACCATTCAACCAGGGCCCAGTAAAATCTCCTGAACATGTgagaca is part of the Onychomys torridus chromosome 17, mOncTor1.1, whole genome shotgun sequence genome and encodes:
- the LOC118597758 gene encoding uncharacterized protein LOC118597758; the protein is MWGGPTLQATGRTRLRVTHVAGHCVYSFENCEPLAPSAPRQRSRNPERFCSAPGRPAAAGSRNGYQPGGGWSGAGGSELTREGRLARSRGRAPSTPHARSGKARKLQAPDPRPRPSKEARLPRAADAADSLGLARLVRGAPWEQECQVWLWCFRPGDGGWRLASHGDSNCLEPQTQDHQEGNAKENKKPWREGAASGKKRINCPPLLKGVRNFAPEFPRRILTFLDVLPRTHFPCFGVLFVCFWFCFLCLGTARLHTPASRTRWRWKGKSAAGRRLG